One Nocardioidaceae bacterium SCSIO 66511 genomic window carries:
- a CDS encoding protein kinase, producing MSNRAGWAVDVPVDYQVGTWRIRKPIASGCWGSVYDAVRTDDGTPSTAACKFLPGNALTPAQRATVQDLADRERAFGANVRGDHLVRTYEVHTIEDERDPDLDGCTVIVMERARCSLRDILADATGEGPVPDAVDMLRGLAEALDDVHTAGWVHGDVSASNVLVMDDGSVRLADFGLSAELDGTHAFIPQLGSFDYTPAEWWSAPVDDRGVEARPSRDIWAFGVLAHRLLSGGRHPFPGCDPRTRATAVRQFAATGDGMQIHPSLAPAWRTLIANCLNPDPAARGALAGTLAKRIHDLASKPIEADAAARDLPTRLRSLRMHISVGVAAAVVAALAAAGASALVYSQDDSPENASQTTRENPSGQPGTVDAASVSSGEIADYAEVPTKYRAMITNSAHRCSDPAVTPAFVAAVVATESGFNPDKRSPSTGEFGIAMWTPSIFDAWADTENHPNRSVFDPRDSINALTDYLCWVGGRLKKVPANDPVYRAVAFRTSDKTVNEFGGVPPEYREYASEVAGHLDEFSAD from the coding sequence ATGAGCAACCGAGCAGGCTGGGCAGTCGACGTACCAGTCGACTACCAGGTAGGCACCTGGCGCATCCGGAAGCCGATCGCCAGCGGTTGTTGGGGAAGCGTGTACGACGCCGTCCGCACCGACGACGGCACACCGTCGACAGCAGCGTGCAAGTTCCTTCCCGGCAACGCGCTGACGCCCGCCCAGCGCGCAACGGTCCAAGACCTCGCCGATCGCGAGCGCGCCTTCGGCGCAAACGTCCGCGGCGACCACCTCGTACGCACGTACGAAGTGCACACCATCGAAGACGAGCGCGATCCCGACCTCGACGGCTGCACCGTGATCGTGATGGAGCGCGCTCGATGCAGCCTTCGCGACATCCTCGCCGACGCCACCGGCGAAGGCCCCGTGCCCGACGCGGTCGACATGCTGCGCGGCCTCGCCGAAGCCCTCGACGATGTGCACACCGCCGGCTGGGTGCACGGCGACGTCTCCGCATCCAACGTGCTGGTCATGGACGATGGAAGTGTCCGACTCGCCGACTTCGGCCTCAGCGCGGAGCTCGACGGTACGCACGCCTTCATCCCGCAACTCGGCTCGTTCGACTACACGCCGGCCGAATGGTGGTCGGCTCCCGTCGACGACCGCGGCGTCGAGGCCCGGCCGAGCCGCGACATCTGGGCGTTCGGCGTACTCGCGCATCGACTGCTCAGCGGTGGGCGACACCCCTTCCCCGGTTGCGATCCGCGTACGCGAGCAACGGCTGTTCGACAGTTCGCCGCAACCGGCGACGGCATGCAGATCCACCCGTCGCTCGCGCCCGCCTGGCGTACGCTCATCGCCAACTGCCTGAACCCGGATCCTGCGGCACGCGGAGCCCTTGCCGGTACGCTCGCGAAGCGGATCCACGACCTCGCATCGAAGCCGATCGAGGCCGACGCTGCCGCCCGAGACCTCCCGACACGACTCCGCTCGCTGCGCATGCACATCTCCGTAGGGGTCGCAGCCGCCGTCGTTGCCGCGCTCGCCGCCGCCGGTGCCAGCGCGCTCGTCTACAGCCAGGATGACTCTCCTGAGAACGCCTCGCAGACCACCCGCGAGAACCCATCTGGCCAGCCCGGCACCGTCGATGCCGCGTCCGTCTCGTCGGGCGAGATCGCCGACTACGCCGAGGTCCCAACCAAGTACCGCGCGATGATCACCAACAGCGCACACCGGTGCAGCGACCCCGCAGTCACGCCGGCGTTCGTCGCGGCAGTCGTCGCGACGGAGTCCGGCTTCAACCCGGACAAGCGTTCGCCCAGCACGGGCGAGTTCGGCATCGCGATGTGGACCCCGTCGATCTTCGACGCCTGGGCCGACACCGAGAACCACCCGAACCGATCGGTGTTCGACCCCCGAGACTCGATCAATGCCCTCACCGACTACCTCTGCTGGGTCGGCGGACGCCTCAAGAAGGTTCCGGCCAACGACCCCGTCTATCGCGCGGTCGCGTTCCGCACCAGCGATAAGACCGTCAACGAGTTCGGCGGCGTTCCACCGGAATACCGCGAATACGCCAGCGAGGTGGCCGGCCACCTCGACGAGTTCTCCGCAGACTGA
- a CDS encoding glycoside hydrolase family 19 translates to MSRTDIDEGNNTVIRKLRPIAAIGGAVAIGATTLVVAGPAHAAEFTTYGTNVNVRAEPNTQSSVVGSLPGPTTIDVECQASGETIDLGNGAKSNWWAKVPDLNGYVTVAYVDVVESKLPGVPECEGDEPPPSDDGVTADDVEAIVPEKVRDLAKIDEGMPNLNAAMEEAGINTPERKAAFIATLSHESNVEYDRREEGDTRTYGGRGYIQLTGDFNYGPAGEYLGIDLLGDPDLAMSIDWSGKIATWYWTQARDINTMADNLDMGAVNAAIGYPVGDGTEDAARCDVANRALSHFGGSGSFSCSRPNIAGMPKNTRGLSPEEFEKYGDKLTAKSERRAERRTQHG, encoded by the coding sequence ATGTCGCGTACCGACATCGACGAAGGGAACAACACCGTGATCCGCAAACTTCGACCGATCGCCGCGATAGGCGGAGCCGTGGCCATCGGCGCGACGACGCTTGTCGTTGCGGGCCCTGCGCATGCCGCCGAGTTCACCACGTACGGCACGAACGTCAACGTTCGCGCCGAACCGAATACCCAGTCATCGGTCGTCGGGTCGCTGCCCGGCCCGACGACGATCGACGTCGAATGCCAGGCGTCGGGCGAGACCATCGACCTCGGAAACGGGGCGAAGAGCAACTGGTGGGCGAAGGTCCCCGACCTCAACGGCTACGTGACCGTCGCGTACGTCGATGTCGTCGAGAGCAAGCTCCCCGGCGTACCCGAGTGCGAGGGTGACGAGCCACCCCCCAGCGACGACGGAGTGACGGCCGACGACGTTGAGGCGATCGTGCCGGAGAAGGTACGCGATCTGGCCAAGATCGACGAGGGCATGCCGAATCTCAACGCCGCGATGGAAGAGGCCGGCATCAACACGCCCGAGCGCAAGGCCGCGTTCATCGCCACCCTCTCGCATGAGTCGAACGTCGAGTACGACCGCCGCGAAGAAGGCGACACGCGCACGTACGGCGGCCGTGGCTACATCCAGCTGACCGGTGACTTCAACTACGGGCCCGCCGGCGAGTACCTCGGCATCGACCTCCTCGGCGATCCCGACTTGGCGATGTCGATCGACTGGAGCGGCAAGATCGCCACCTGGTACTGGACCCAGGCGCGCGACATCAACACGATGGCCGACAACCTCGACATGGGCGCGGTCAATGCCGCGATCGGCTACCCGGTCGGTGACGGTACGGAGGACGCCGCCCGCTGCGACGTCGCCAACCGCGCACTCTCGCACTTCGGCGGTTCCGGGTCGTTCAGCTGCTCGCGTCCGAACATCGCGGGCATGCCGAAGAACACCCGCGGCCTCAGCCCGGAGGAGTTCGAGAAGTACGGCGACAAGCTCACCGCCAAGTCCGAGCGGCGAGCAGAGCGGCGCACTCAGCACGGCTGA
- a CDS encoding class I SAM-dependent methyltransferase: MQFSAPAEHYDRFMGRYSRNLAATLADMAGVVSGQHVLDVGCGPGALTDELVGRLGAHQVAAIEPAPLFVAACRERNPGADVREGYAEELPWGDNTFEVSLCCLVVAFMNDPEQGVREMVRVTTPGGTVAACMWDIATGGMTMLKTFWSAVEQVRTDAAGEHALPGTAGGDLARLFDQAGLDDVLDGALTVSADYVDFDDFWEPFTFGVGPAGRYLTGLAPTEREVVREACRASVPNGPFSLDARAWYAQGRVPVN; encoded by the coding sequence ATGCAGTTCTCGGCGCCTGCCGAGCATTATGACCGGTTCATGGGGCGCTACAGCCGAAACCTCGCAGCGACACTCGCCGACATGGCAGGGGTCGTATCAGGACAGCACGTACTCGACGTCGGTTGCGGTCCTGGTGCGCTCACCGATGAGCTCGTCGGCCGGCTGGGCGCGCACCAGGTTGCGGCGATCGAACCCGCACCGCTGTTCGTTGCGGCATGCCGCGAGCGAAATCCCGGCGCTGACGTACGCGAGGGGTACGCGGAGGAGTTGCCATGGGGCGACAACACCTTCGAGGTCAGCCTGTGCTGCCTCGTGGTCGCGTTCATGAACGACCCCGAGCAGGGCGTACGAGAGATGGTGCGTGTGACAACTCCCGGAGGCACCGTCGCCGCTTGTATGTGGGACATCGCAACCGGCGGGATGACGATGTTGAAAACGTTCTGGTCCGCCGTCGAACAAGTCAGAACTGACGCAGCTGGTGAGCACGCGTTACCGGGTACGGCCGGGGGCGACCTAGCGCGGCTGTTCGACCAAGCCGGCCTCGACGACGTACTGGACGGTGCCCTGACCGTCAGCGCCGATTACGTGGACTTCGACGACTTCTGGGAGCCGTTCACCTTCGGTGTCGGCCCGGCTGGTCGATACCTGACAGGCCTCGCTCCCACCGAACGCGAAGTCGTACGCGAGGCGTGCCGGGCGTCGGTGCCGAACGGTCCGTTCAGCCTCGATGCGCGGGCTTGGTACGCGCAAGGAAGGGTTCCGGTCAACTGA
- a CDS encoding tyrosine-type recombinase/integrase yields MLPRPLRDELRAHRAEQARERLAAGPAWVGEHNLVFATEWGQVIDPVNDGQSWRRLLESAGVRKARVHDARHTAATLLLLEETDLRTVMAIMGWTELATAQRYTHAVDELRSRAAARMGSLLWSSAR; encoded by the coding sequence GTGCTTCCCCGCCCGCTGCGTGACGAACTCCGTGCCCACCGCGCCGAACAGGCGCGAGAACGTCTGGCTGCGGGGCCCGCCTGGGTCGGCGAACACAACCTGGTGTTCGCCACCGAGTGGGGCCAGGTCATCGACCCCGTCAATGATGGGCAGTCCTGGCGACGCCTCCTCGAGTCGGCGGGCGTGCGCAAGGCGCGAGTCCACGACGCCCGCCACACCGCCGCCACCCTCCTTCTCCTCGAGGAGACCGATCTGCGCACCGTGATGGCCATCATGGGATGGACCGAACTTGCCACCGCGCAGCGCTACACCCACGCCGTCGACGAGCTGAGAAGTCGCGCAGCGGCACGGATGGGCAGCCTCCTCTGGAGCAGTGCACGGTGA
- a CDS encoding N-terminal phage integrase SAM-like domain-containing protein → MGRPRRAPDETTPSIYKGYDGLWHARVAMRIRADGSTERKHVRRKDRAELVKVVRGLERSRDNGSYAWTEDDPTLAQWIEHWLSAILPMSARPKTLATYRSQMVRHLLPALGHCRLSELRPEHLENLYISLGHDGASVPTIRAVHRVVRSALNEAIRRRRLLHNPAQVARPPRLIENEADPLTVDECRRVLEEAATKRNGPRWAIALSLGLRQGEALGLLWSDLDLDDGTLTVRRSAQRLTWQHGC, encoded by the coding sequence ATGGGCAGACCGCGTAGAGCACCCGACGAGACGACGCCGTCGATCTACAAGGGCTACGACGGTCTGTGGCATGCCCGGGTCGCTATGCGGATCAGGGCCGACGGCAGCACCGAACGCAAACACGTCCGGCGTAAGGACCGTGCAGAACTCGTCAAAGTCGTACGGGGGCTCGAGCGCAGCCGCGACAACGGCAGCTACGCCTGGACCGAAGATGACCCGACGCTCGCACAATGGATCGAGCATTGGCTGTCTGCCATCTTGCCAATGAGCGCACGACCCAAGACCCTGGCCACTTACCGATCACAGATGGTCCGTCACCTCCTCCCAGCGCTTGGTCACTGCCGACTCAGCGAACTTCGGCCCGAGCACCTGGAGAACCTCTACATCTCGCTCGGGCACGATGGCGCATCGGTGCCCACGATCCGTGCCGTGCACCGCGTCGTACGCTCCGCCCTCAACGAGGCGATCCGACGTCGCCGGCTGCTCCACAACCCGGCCCAGGTGGCGCGACCACCCCGACTCATCGAGAACGAAGCTGACCCGCTGACCGTCGACGAGTGCCGCCGAGTCCTGGAAGAGGCCGCAACCAAACGCAACGGTCCACGATGGGCGATCGCCCTGTCGCTCGGTCTACGCCAAGGCGAAGCGCTCGGACTGCTGTGGTCCGACCTCGACCTCGACGACGGCACACTGACCGTGCGCCGCTCCGCCCAGCGCCTCACCTGGCAGCATGGATGCTAG
- a CDS encoding helix-turn-helix domain-containing protein, producing MNTMTDTDPTPHSSHSPGWRAPQETHTSPDTLLLNLNEVAEQLRCMRRSVERYIAARRLFALHIGRSVRVERRELEEFIQRMRARETRYGQTA from the coding sequence ATGAACACGATGACTGACACCGACCCGACGCCCCACTCGTCCCACTCCCCCGGCTGGCGAGCGCCCCAGGAGACGCACACCTCCCCGGACACCCTGTTGCTGAATCTGAACGAGGTCGCTGAACAGCTGCGTTGCATGCGCCGCAGCGTCGAGCGCTACATCGCAGCGCGACGCCTTTTCGCGCTACACATCGGCCGCTCCGTGCGCGTCGAACGCCGTGAGCTCGAAGAATTCATCCAGCGCATGCGTGCACGAGAGACTCGCTATGGGCAGACCGCGTAG
- a CDS encoding nucleotidyltransferase domain-containing protein, translating to MRILTPVLLCDKSYNSMIKVMDMSEPLRALTPTLDAPVLRVLAGTAGEMTRQQVTRLVHDASEAGVRKVLRRLAGQGIVLERRIGTQYTYAANRDHLMWRAVDAAVTAGERLDGRIRTHIENWAVAPLSVQIFGSAATGSATGESDIDLLLYRSNLNAADQATWDEQTTALRAAIEQWTGNACEILEIDPPTLVDMAAEAEPVLGSSMRRIAGVRLEKATPSASLARTLRDTASSRARGTNWAKIPEVAKSVSPELRRTIEELFTSMNTTVPPQLAKAMRSQ from the coding sequence GTGCGTATCCTGACCCCCGTACTATTGTGCGACAAATCGTACAATAGTATGATCAAGGTCATGGACATGAGCGAGCCACTCCGCGCCTTGACACCGACGTTGGATGCGCCCGTGCTGCGCGTGCTCGCCGGTACCGCAGGAGAGATGACTCGCCAACAGGTCACTCGGCTGGTGCACGACGCCAGCGAAGCGGGCGTCCGCAAGGTGCTGCGCCGCCTCGCCGGTCAGGGGATCGTCCTCGAACGACGGATCGGAACGCAGTACACGTACGCAGCCAATCGGGACCATCTCATGTGGCGCGCCGTCGATGCCGCCGTCACGGCGGGCGAGCGTCTGGACGGCCGGATCCGAACCCACATCGAGAACTGGGCCGTCGCTCCCCTGTCGGTCCAGATCTTCGGATCGGCCGCAACCGGCAGTGCGACGGGGGAATCGGATATCGATCTGTTGCTATACCGGTCAAACCTAAACGCCGCCGACCAAGCAACGTGGGATGAACAGACCACCGCACTACGCGCAGCCATCGAACAGTGGACGGGCAATGCATGCGAGATTCTCGAGATTGACCCACCGACATTGGTGGACATGGCCGCTGAGGCCGAGCCCGTGCTCGGCTCGTCGATGCGACGAATCGCCGGTGTCCGGCTCGAGAAGGCCACACCGAGCGCCTCGCTCGCGAGAACCCTTCGCGATACGGCATCGAGCAGGGCTCGTGGTACCAACTGGGCCAAGATCCCAGAGGTCGCCAAGAGCGTCTCGCCGGAGCTACGGAGGACAATCGAAGAGCTGTTCACCTCGATGAATACGACGGTGCCACCGCAACTGGCGAAGGCGATGCGATCACAGTGA